The Chlorogloeopsis sp. ULAP01 genome window below encodes:
- a CDS encoding cofactor assembly of complex C subunit B yields the protein MTKSDPNRVLRRLPIFVGGLGAVLLLINRLLTPQITDSQARADVLGVILSAVLILIGLIWQQVQPRSPDAVELIGEEGFVLAPDLPDRVKTELAWASHLLLTNTVTRSLVVFYQGKVLLRRGILGTKSEVKPGVILKRVLEKQQPVYLVDLKVYPGRIEFDYLPENTQGVICQPLGNQSALILGANAPRSYTKQDENWIAGIADKLAVTFSEEMANGN from the coding sequence ATGACTAAATCCGATCCGAATCGTGTTTTGCGGCGTCTACCTATCTTTGTTGGTGGGTTAGGCGCTGTACTTTTGCTGATTAATCGTTTGTTAACACCCCAAATTACCGATTCCCAAGCCCGTGCAGATGTGCTGGGTGTAATTTTAAGTGCGGTTTTAATTTTAATAGGTTTGATTTGGCAGCAGGTACAGCCCCGATCGCCTGATGCAGTAGAACTAATTGGAGAAGAGGGTTTTGTACTTGCCCCTGATTTACCAGACAGAGTAAAAACAGAATTAGCTTGGGCATCTCATTTATTATTAACTAATACAGTGACGCGATCGCTTGTAGTTTTTTATCAAGGAAAAGTGTTATTGCGTCGAGGAATTTTAGGTACAAAATCTGAGGTAAAACCAGGAGTAATTTTAAAAAGAGTACTAGAAAAGCAACAGCCAGTTTATTTAGTTGATTTAAAAGTTTATCCAGGCAGAATTGAATTTGATTATCTACCAGAAAATACTCAAGGAGTAATTTGTCAACCTCTTGGTAATCAAAGTGCTTTAATTTTAGGAGCAAATGCTCCTCGCAGTTATACCAAACAAGACGAAAATTGGATAGCTGGAATTGCTGATAAATTAGCTGTTACTTTCAGCGAAGAAATGGCTAATGGCAATTGA
- a CDS encoding DUF456 family protein, with protein MQTIYWFLLALMVVGIIGSVVPAIPGASLILIAIIIWGFVKGSFASISVPLVVTAIVLLLSIGVDFLAAYLGAKKAGASKWGQIGAIVGFIVGFLGLLPALPVGGPLLGMLLGPLLGAIIAEFLYRRDFFLAVKAGIGIVVGTVIGTLIQGLLAIAAVVVFLITTWPQVFGS; from the coding sequence ATGCAAACAATCTACTGGTTTCTCCTTGCCTTGATGGTTGTAGGTATTATTGGTTCTGTGGTTCCTGCCATTCCAGGAGCTAGCCTCATCTTAATTGCTATCATTATTTGGGGATTTGTTAAAGGTTCTTTTGCTTCTATTAGCGTGCCATTAGTCGTCACGGCTATAGTTTTACTCCTTAGTATTGGAGTAGATTTTTTAGCTGCTTATTTGGGTGCAAAAAAAGCAGGTGCTAGTAAGTGGGGACAAATTGGCGCAATTGTCGGTTTCATTGTTGGATTTCTGGGATTATTGCCGGCTTTGCCTGTGGGAGGCCCGTTGTTAGGAATGTTACTAGGGCCATTGTTAGGAGCAATTATCGCTGAATTTTTGTACCGACGGGATTTTTTCCTAGCTGTGAAAGCAGGTATCGGAATTGTCGTGGGTACGGTAATTGGAACTTTAATTCAGGGATTGCTTGCGATCGCCGCAGTTGTAGTTTTTTTAATTACAACTTGGCCGCAGGTATTTGGTAGTTAA
- a CDS encoding single-stranded DNA-binding protein, with protein MNSCILMVEIIKEPELRYTPDGLELTEMLVQFSATREGESPATLRVVGWGNLAKEVQQSYHVGDRVLVEGRLGMHTIDRPEGFKEKRAELTLQKIYPLVVSGNVSASPAIPVASAAQKTVSNYESPPLSKTAPAPNKVGVTSQKEFSEPVAPSSNYEHSSYSTPVPNEEPDIDDIPF; from the coding sequence ATGAATAGCTGCATTTTGATGGTGGAAATTATCAAAGAGCCAGAACTGCGTTATACCCCAGATGGATTGGAACTAACAGAAATGCTGGTGCAGTTTTCAGCTACACGGGAAGGTGAATCACCGGCAACTTTGAGAGTAGTAGGTTGGGGCAATTTGGCAAAAGAAGTTCAGCAGAGCTATCACGTGGGCGATCGCGTACTTGTAGAAGGGCGTTTGGGAATGCACACCATTGATCGCCCTGAGGGTTTCAAAGAAAAACGGGCTGAATTAACATTGCAAAAAATTTATCCGCTAGTTGTGAGTGGGAATGTTAGTGCATCGCCAGCAATACCTGTTGCTAGTGCCGCCCAGAAGACAGTTTCCAATTACGAGTCACCACCATTGAGTAAAACTGCTCCAGCTCCAAATAAAGTTGGTGTCACTTCTCAAAAAGAGTTTTCAGAACCTGTAGCGCCAAGCTCTAATTACGAACATAGTTCTTATTCGACACCAGTTCCAAATGAAGAACCGGATATTGACGACATTCCTTTTTAG
- a CDS encoding trypsin-like serine protease: protein MRRLSFVLSAALLLNLFAITKSSSITFGESDEGRHPNVGALSADFDGTGTKSAFCTGTLVAPRVVLTAAHCLDFLPGYGVSTVYVSFNQTFDQSNTFYSGSYVPHPEYGKNQNDPKDIGVILLNEEPLQPGTLIPLPLAKLPQAGLLDNLKAQGKLKNQVFTAVGYGQVRETKRLGPRAIMDNANRNMVLQTFQALNKAWLRLSQNPSTGDGGTCYGDSGGPHFLGGAESDLIVAITSTGDTVCRATDVDYRLDTPSARNFLQQFGVQLP from the coding sequence ATGCGTCGGTTGTCATTCGTTTTGTCCGCAGCTTTACTGCTTAATTTGTTCGCCATTACTAAATCCAGTAGTATTACCTTTGGCGAGTCAGATGAAGGACGTCACCCTAATGTTGGCGCCCTCTCGGCTGATTTTGATGGTACAGGTACGAAATCTGCCTTCTGTACGGGTACTTTGGTTGCGCCGAGGGTTGTGCTAACAGCAGCACACTGCCTTGACTTTCTCCCTGGCTACGGCGTTAGTACAGTTTACGTTAGCTTCAATCAAACGTTCGATCAATCCAATACATTTTACAGTGGTAGTTACGTTCCCCACCCAGAATACGGCAAAAATCAGAACGATCCGAAGGATATCGGTGTCATCCTGTTAAATGAGGAACCACTACAACCTGGGACGTTAATACCGCTACCTCTAGCCAAGCTGCCTCAGGCTGGTTTACTTGATAACTTGAAGGCTCAAGGAAAGCTTAAAAATCAAGTTTTTACTGCTGTCGGTTATGGACAAGTGCGTGAGACAAAGCGTTTGGGGCCACGGGCAATCATGGATAATGCTAATCGAAACATGGTACTGCAAACATTCCAGGCGTTGAACAAAGCTTGGTTGCGGTTGTCTCAAAATCCCTCGACGGGAGATGGTGGCACTTGTTACGGCGACTCTGGCGGGCCACATTTCCTTGGCGGCGCGGAATCAGACCTGATTGTAGCAATTACTAGCACGGGTGACACTGTTTGCCGAGCCACTGATGTAGATTATCGGCTGGATACGCCTTCAGCACGTAATTTTTTGCAGCAGTTTGGAGTTCAACTGCCCTAG
- a CDS encoding ATP-binding protein — MNSSNEDSTIQIVDLTNCDREPIHIPGSIQPHGVLFVLQEPDLKILRVSSNTLSFLGVSPESLLNQSLGNLLDSYAFDSLKQSLSQPELENVNPLKLSLKLENKSFLCNGIAHRSHGLLILELEHSLTPEVLSFLDLYHLVRTSASSIQKAKTLEELCQTAVREIRKLTGMDRVMIYKFDPEGHGTIVAEEKSDTLSAFLGLRYPASDVPKQARRLYLQNWIRLIADVNYQPVEIIPTTAHLYDQSLDLSFSVLRSVSPLHIQYLKNMGVGASMSISLIAEQKLWGLIACHHYSPKQIAYEVRTACEFIGQVMSSQIPYLEANEDQDYKLYLKSIQNKLIEYVFAENNFENNFTDGLLKYQPNLLNLAQAGGAGIWFNGDCKVIGNTPKPEEIQALVEWLTQTMTQTVFQTNSLPQLYPEAKTFKEVASGLLAIAISASQYVLWFRPEVIHTVNWAGNPNKSVEIAEDGTERLSPRGSFELWQETVQLTSQPWKPCEVEAVDELRTALVGIVLRQANELAKLNQALRQSEAQQREKAMQLEQALQELQHTQVRLIQSAKMSSLGQLVAGIAHEINNPINFIYGNLAHADAYINNLLNLLHLYQQELTTPGSELQQELEATNVEFVREDLPKLLQSMQAGASRIRDIVHSLRNFSRLDEAKLKSVDIHDGLDSTLLILSNRFKARLGLPEIQVVKEYSYLPLIECYASELNQVFMALLTNAIDALEERHRQHTLDEIAINPSKITIRTSVVSSDRPSVTEKKVLIQIIDNGIGIAEDIQPRIFDPIFTTKSGDQRLRGMSLAISHQIIEKHQGQITCISSLGKGAEFRIELPM; from the coding sequence ATGAATAGCAGCAACGAAGATTCTACGATTCAAATTGTTGATTTAACAAACTGTGATCGCGAACCCATTCATATTCCTGGTTCGATTCAACCCCATGGTGTATTGTTTGTATTACAAGAACCGGATCTAAAAATTTTGCGGGTTAGTAGCAATACCCTAAGTTTTTTAGGAGTATCACCAGAAAGTTTACTTAATCAAAGTTTGGGTAATTTGCTCGATTCTTATGCATTTGATTCATTGAAACAAAGCCTATCGCAACCTGAACTTGAGAATGTCAATCCTCTGAAACTGTCGCTTAAGCTTGAGAACAAGTCTTTTCTTTGCAATGGTATTGCCCATCGTTCTCACGGGTTATTAATTTTAGAACTAGAGCATTCACTCACGCCAGAAGTTCTATCTTTTTTGGATCTTTACCATCTGGTGAGAACCTCCGCTAGCAGCATCCAGAAAGCAAAAACCCTAGAAGAATTATGTCAAACAGCTGTCAGGGAGATTCGCAAGCTGACTGGCATGGATCGGGTAATGATCTATAAATTCGACCCAGAAGGACATGGGACAATCGTTGCGGAAGAAAAATCGGACACATTGTCAGCATTTCTGGGGTTGCGCTATCCCGCTTCTGATGTACCCAAACAGGCAAGGCGACTTTATCTACAGAACTGGATTCGACTCATTGCTGATGTGAACTATCAGCCTGTGGAAATTATTCCTACAACTGCACATCTATACGATCAATCGCTAGACTTGAGTTTTTCAGTCCTCAGAAGCGTCTCTCCCCTTCATATTCAATATCTCAAAAATATGGGGGTGGGTGCATCTATGTCAATTTCGTTAATTGCCGAACAAAAGTTGTGGGGATTAATTGCCTGCCATCACTATTCCCCCAAGCAGATTGCCTACGAAGTCAGAACAGCGTGTGAATTTATCGGGCAGGTAATGTCGTCACAAATTCCCTATTTGGAAGCTAATGAAGATCAAGACTACAAGCTTTACTTAAAATCTATTCAGAACAAACTAATTGAGTATGTATTTGCTGAAAATAATTTTGAAAATAACTTTACTGATGGCTTGCTAAAGTATCAACCTAATTTACTTAATTTGGCGCAAGCTGGCGGTGCTGGAATTTGGTTCAATGGCGATTGTAAGGTAATTGGCAACACGCCTAAACCAGAAGAGATTCAAGCCTTGGTTGAGTGGTTAACTCAAACCATGACACAAACCGTGTTCCAGACAAATTCACTGCCTCAGCTTTATCCAGAAGCGAAAACTTTCAAAGAAGTTGCTAGTGGATTGTTGGCGATCGCTATCTCTGCGAGCCAATATGTATTATGGTTTCGCCCAGAAGTTATTCACACCGTTAATTGGGCTGGCAATCCGAACAAGTCAGTGGAAATTGCCGAGGATGGAACCGAGCGGCTTTCGCCTCGCGGCTCATTTGAACTATGGCAAGAAACTGTACAGCTAACCTCGCAACCCTGGAAGCCTTGTGAAGTGGAAGCTGTAGATGAGTTGAGAACTGCCCTAGTTGGCATTGTGTTGCGTCAAGCGAATGAACTTGCCAAGTTAAATCAGGCATTGCGGCAATCTGAAGCCCAGCAGCGTGAGAAAGCGATGCAGTTAGAGCAGGCATTGCAGGAACTGCAACACACTCAAGTTCGCTTGATTCAAAGTGCAAAAATGTCGAGCTTGGGGCAACTGGTTGCAGGAATTGCCCATGAAATCAATAATCCAATCAACTTTATCTATGGCAATCTTGCTCATGCTGATGCTTATATAAATAATTTGCTCAACCTACTGCATCTTTACCAACAGGAATTAACTACACCAGGTTCTGAACTACAACAAGAGTTGGAGGCGACTAACGTTGAGTTTGTTCGAGAAGATCTACCCAAGCTGTTGCAGTCAATGCAAGCAGGTGCAAGCCGCATCCGCGATATTGTTCACTCATTGCGAAACTTTTCACGCCTGGATGAGGCAAAGCTCAAGTCTGTAGATATTCATGACGGATTAGACAGTACATTGTTGATTCTGAGCAATCGATTCAAGGCAAGATTGGGCTTACCAGAAATTCAAGTGGTGAAAGAATACAGCTATCTACCATTGATTGAATGCTATGCCAGTGAACTTAATCAGGTGTTTATGGCTCTGCTCACAAATGCGATCGACGCGCTGGAGGAGCGCCATCGTCAGCATACACTGGATGAAATTGCCATCAATCCAAGCAAGATTACAATTCGCACATCTGTGGTTAGTAGCGATCGCCCATCAGTAACAGAGAAAAAAGTGTTGATCCAAATAATCGATAATGGAATTGGAATAGCAGAAGATATTCAACCGAGAATCTTTGATCCCATCTTCACAACAAAGTCTGGAGATCAGCGTCTGCGGGGAATGAGTCTGGCTATTAGCCACCAGATTATAGAAAAACATCAAGGACAAATTACTTGTATTTCTAGTTTAGGTAAGGGTGCAGAGTTTCGGATTGAACTACCGATGTAA
- a CDS encoding ABC transporter ATP-binding protein, whose protein sequence is MKETILDVRNLQVEFAGDDKIVKAVDDISFKLHCGETLGIVGESGSGKSVTALAVMGLLQSPGVISGGEIWFHPQENGKSLNLVELPPKEMQLYRGGDIAMVFQEPMTSLNPVYTIGFQLVEAILRHQKISTQQARQQAIARLQEVKLLPSDEQIKQQYSKTTQDEHQLLKLVNQHKEAVLERYPHQLSGGQLQRVMIAMAISCNPLILIADEPTTALDVTVQATIIDLLRELQTSRNMALIFITHDLGLIAEVADRVAVMYRGKIVEFDDAVKIFANPQHPYTKGLVACRPKLHRHPQKLLTVADYMSVEELATGQAIVQAKEPTEPPDLTPEEIAQRLAILEKEQPLLEIHDLKVGFPVKGMFGGTKRYTMAVNGVSFDVKRGETLGLVGESGCGKTTLGRTLLRLIEPMGGQIVFEGRDITTLKGEALQKLRREMQIVFQNPFSALDPRMKVGAAIAEPLVIHSIAKTKQQQRERVAYLLERVGLSADAMNRYPHQFSGGQRQRICIARSLALNPKFIICDESVSALDVSVQAQVLNLLKELQGEFGLTYIFISHDLSVVKFMSDRILVMNQGQIVEQGIAENIYREPKEEYTQRLIASIPTGSPERIQQRHLRAS, encoded by the coding sequence ATGAAAGAAACTATCCTAGATGTTCGCAATCTGCAAGTTGAATTTGCTGGCGATGACAAAATAGTTAAAGCCGTAGATGATATTTCCTTTAAATTGCATTGTGGTGAGACTCTAGGAATAGTTGGAGAGTCGGGAAGTGGAAAATCAGTAACAGCCCTAGCGGTGATGGGTTTGCTACAGTCTCCAGGTGTAATCAGTGGCGGGGAAATTTGGTTTCATCCCCAGGAGAATGGCAAATCCCTCAATTTAGTAGAGTTGCCTCCTAAAGAAATGCAATTGTACCGGGGTGGCGACATCGCTATGGTTTTTCAAGAACCAATGACTTCCCTAAATCCGGTTTATACGATTGGTTTCCAGCTTGTAGAAGCAATTTTGCGACATCAGAAGATTTCTACACAACAAGCCCGACAACAAGCGATCGCTCGTCTACAAGAAGTAAAACTGCTTCCGAGCGATGAGCAGATCAAACAACAATACTCAAAAACTACCCAAGACGAACACCAGCTGCTGAAGTTAGTAAATCAACACAAAGAAGCAGTTCTAGAACGTTACCCGCATCAGCTTTCGGGGGGGCAGTTGCAACGTGTGATGATTGCAATGGCAATTTCTTGTAACCCATTAATATTAATTGCCGATGAACCAACCACAGCGTTGGATGTGACGGTGCAAGCGACAATTATTGACTTGCTGCGAGAATTGCAGACTAGTCGCAACATGGCATTGATTTTTATCACCCACGATTTGGGACTAATCGCGGAAGTTGCAGATAGAGTTGCAGTGATGTACAGAGGCAAGATTGTCGAATTTGACGATGCAGTCAAAATTTTTGCTAATCCCCAGCATCCCTATACTAAAGGCTTGGTAGCTTGTCGTCCCAAACTTCACCGCCATCCCCAAAAGCTGCTCACTGTTGCTGACTATATGAGCGTGGAGGAACTGGCAACAGGACAAGCGATCGTTCAGGCAAAAGAACCTACCGAACCTCCAGATTTAACGCCCGAAGAAATTGCCCAAAGATTGGCAATCTTAGAAAAAGAACAACCCTTGTTGGAAATACACGATCTCAAGGTAGGCTTTCCCGTCAAAGGAATGTTTGGTGGTACAAAACGCTACACCATGGCAGTAAATGGCGTATCCTTTGATGTTAAACGTGGGGAAACACTAGGATTAGTTGGAGAATCGGGTTGTGGTAAAACTACCTTAGGTAGAACCTTATTGCGGTTAATCGAACCAATGGGGGGGCAGATTGTCTTTGAAGGGCGAGATATTACTACCCTCAAAGGTGAAGCATTGCAAAAACTGCGACGGGAAATGCAAATTGTCTTCCAAAACCCTTTTAGCGCTTTAGATCCGCGCATGAAAGTGGGAGCAGCGATCGCAGAACCGTTGGTAATTCACTCTATTGCCAAGACAAAACAACAACAGCGAGAACGGGTAGCTTATTTATTAGAAAGGGTGGGTTTGAGTGCAGATGCCATGAACCGCTATCCCCATCAATTTTCTGGTGGGCAACGGCAGCGAATTTGTATTGCCCGCTCTTTAGCTTTAAATCCTAAGTTTATTATCTGCGATGAATCGGTTTCGGCTTTAGATGTATCAGTGCAGGCACAGGTACTAAATTTACTTAAAGAATTGCAAGGTGAATTTGGTTTGACTTATATTTTCATTTCCCATGACTTGAGTGTCGTCAAATTTATGAGCGATCGCATTCTGGTGATGAATCAAGGTCAAATTGTAGAGCAAGGTATAGCTGAAAACATCTACCGCGAACCAAAAGAAGAATACACGCAAAGATTAATTGCTTCCATTCCCACTGGCAGCCCTGAAAGGATACAGCAGCGTCACTTAAGAGCATCGTAA
- a CDS encoding ABC transporter ATP-binding protein, translating to MAQVVLENVYKSFPPRKGESVALQTQLTSTSEKSEEAATPKSADSVNVLRRINLTVADGEFMVLVGPSGCGKSTLLRLIAGLEAMTGGNIWVGDRLINNLPPKERDIAMVFQNYALYPHMTVYDNIAFGLRRRSTEGENLSVAENLLVGLTRNFPKGLRYISEKERAVHEQVRYVAQLLQIEALLNRLPKQLSGGQRQRVALGRAIARNPQVFLMDEPLSNLDAKLRAETRAQIVKLQRQLGTTTIYVTHDQTEAMTMGDRIAILNQGQLQQVDRPLELYNRPANLFVAEFIGSPPMNFIPVEFHAPLLITNGDFRFTLPDFWGSALQKYDGRKLILGIRPEHLTLSVPATKNLPVQVELAENLGNDSFLSTKLVGTSFQQAGTFKNSLQVRVPPERFIRVGEQVWLSFTPEKIHFFDPETELAIFPKSSIPSLPLTK from the coding sequence GTGGCGCAGGTAGTTTTAGAAAACGTTTATAAAAGTTTTCCCCCTCGGAAAGGGGAAAGTGTTGCTTTACAAACCCAACTCACATCTACGTCTGAGAAAAGTGAGGAAGCAGCAACTCCAAAAAGTGCAGATAGCGTGAATGTCTTGCGGCGAATTAATCTCACCGTAGCAGATGGTGAATTTATGGTGCTGGTGGGGCCTTCTGGTTGTGGTAAAAGCACCTTGCTGCGGCTTATAGCTGGGTTAGAAGCGATGACTGGAGGTAATATCTGGGTGGGCGATCGCCTAATTAACAATCTCCCTCCCAAGGAACGCGATATTGCAATGGTGTTTCAAAATTATGCCCTCTATCCTCACATGACGGTGTATGACAACATTGCTTTTGGATTGCGACGCCGATCAACAGAAGGAGAGAATCTCTCTGTTGCAGAAAATTTGTTGGTAGGATTGACAAGAAATTTCCCCAAAGGACTCCGCTATATTTCTGAAAAAGAACGGGCAGTACATGAACAGGTACGGTATGTTGCCCAACTGTTGCAGATTGAAGCTTTACTAAACCGTTTACCCAAGCAATTATCTGGGGGACAAAGGCAACGAGTTGCACTAGGGCGAGCGATCGCACGTAACCCCCAAGTTTTTTTAATGGATGAACCGCTTTCTAATTTAGATGCAAAATTGCGTGCAGAAACTCGCGCTCAAATTGTTAAACTGCAACGCCAACTAGGGACAACAACTATTTACGTCACTCACGATCAAACAGAAGCAATGACAATGGGCGATCGCATTGCTATTCTCAATCAAGGTCAACTCCAGCAAGTTGATCGGCCGTTGGAACTTTATAATCGTCCTGCCAATCTTTTTGTTGCCGAATTTATTGGTTCACCGCCAATGAATTTTATCCCTGTGGAGTTTCACGCTCCCTTATTAATTACCAATGGCGATTTTCGTTTCACCCTCCCAGACTTTTGGGGAAGTGCTTTACAAAAATACGACGGACGCAAGCTGATTTTAGGAATTCGCCCAGAACATTTGACTTTAAGTGTACCTGCCACCAAAAATTTACCAGTTCAAGTAGAATTGGCAGAAAATCTTGGCAACGATTCTTTTCTTTCTACGAAACTTGTAGGAACCAGTTTTCAACAAGCTGGCACATTTAAGAATTCCCTACAAGTACGAGTACCTCCAGAGCGATTTATAAGAGTTGGTGAGCAAGTTTGGTTATCGTTTACACCAGAAAAAATTCACTTTTTTGATCCAGAGACAGAACTAGCGATATTTCCTAAAAGTTCAATACCGTCTCTACCATTAACAAAATAG